The following coding sequences are from one Nicotiana tabacum cultivar K326 chromosome 1, ASM71507v2, whole genome shotgun sequence window:
- the LOC107816158 gene encoding putative enoyl-CoA hydratase 2, mitochondrial, whose product MVVAFAAVAKSIGQQCLKRSKPYSYSYFSSYVCSSNSKYGVPKWQFQSHRTLILQSASESVKLERLSDSDSGILEVKLDRPEARNAIGKDMLRGLQQAFEAVSNERSANVLMICSSVPKVFCAGADLKERKTMILSEVQDFVSTLRSTFSFLEGLHIPTIAAIEGIALGGGLEMAMSCDIRICGEDAVLGLPETGLAVIPGAGGTQRLPRLVGKSIAKDIIFTGRKINGKDAVSIGLVNYCVPAGEARLKALELARDINQKGPVALKMAKCAIDKGVELDMESALALEWDCYEQLLDTKDRLEGLAAFAERRKPRYKGE is encoded by the exons ATGGTAGTTGCATTTGCGGCCGTAGCTAAGTCAATCGGGCAACAATGCTTGAAGCGATCAAAACCCTACTCCTACTCTTACTTCTCCAGCTATGTTTGTTCCTCAAATTCGAAGTATGGAGTCCCAAAATGGCAATTTCAGAGTCATAGAACTCTAATCTTACAGTCGGCTTCTGAATCCGTCAAATTAGAAAGACTCTCCGATTCCGATTCTG GGATTTTGGAGGTTAAATTGGATAGGCCCGAAGCGAGAAATGCAATAGGGAAGGATATGTTAAGAGGATTACAGCAAGCGTTTGAAGCCGTGAGTAATGAACGTTCAGCAAATGTTTTGATGATCTGCAGTTCGGTTCCCAAAGTGTTTTGTGCTGGAGCTGATTTGAAG GAACGAAAAACTATGATTCTTTCTGAAGTCCAGGATTTTGTAAGCACTTTGAGATCAACTTTTTCCTTTTTGGAG GGTCTTCATATTCCTACAATTGCTGCCATTGAAGGTATAGCATTGGGTGGGGGACTTGAAATGGCGATGTCTTGTGATATCCGGATATGTG GTGAAGATGCAGTGCTGGGCTTGCCAGAAACAGGACTTGCTGTAATACCAGG AGCAGGAGGAACGCAACGGCTTCCTAGATTGGTTGGAAAATCCATTGCAAAAGATATTATCTTTACTGGCCGAAAGATAAATGGGAAAGATGCTGTATCAATAG GGCTTGTCAATTACTGTGTTCCTgctggtgaggctcgtctcaaggCACTTGAACTTGCTAGGGATATTAATCAGAAG GGTCCGGTGGCGTTAAAGATGGCAAAATGTGCTATTGACAAAGGAGTGGAGCTAGATATGGAGTCAGCCTTAGCTTTAGAGTGGGATTGCTATGAACAACTGTTAGACACAAAAGATCGGTTAGAAGGCCTTGCTGCATTTGCTGAGAGGAGAAAACCTAGGTATAAGGGTGAATGA
- the LOC107816171 gene encoding ubiquitin carboxyl-terminal hydrolase 3 isoform X2 — protein sequence MAESGGAKKWLPLEANPDVMNQFLWGLGVPPNEAECYDVYGLDEELLEMVPKPVLAVLFLYPLTSQSEAERIQQDSQTKDPTSTVYFMKQKVGNACGTIGLVHAIGNITSEIKLDEDSFLDKFFKSTAHMDPMERASFLENDREMEVAHSVAATAGDTEAPENVNTHFICFTCVDGQLYELDGRRSGPISHGASSPTNLLQDAAKVIQKMIQKNPDSINFNVIAISKS from the exons ATGGCTGAAAGTGGTGGTGCTAAGAAATGGCTTCCTCTTGAAGCAAACCCTGATGTCATGAATCAG TTCCTTTGGGGTCTTGGTGTTCCTCCTAATGAGGCAGAGTGCTATGATGTTTATGGGTTAGATGAAGAACTTTTGGAAATGGTGCCCAAGCCGGTGCTTGCTGTTTTGTTTCTCTATCCTCTCACATCACAG AGTGAAGCAGAGAGAATACAGCAAGACAGCCAAACAAAG GACCCTACTAGTACAGTTTACTTCATGAAACAGAAAGTGGGAAATGCATGTGGAACAATAGGCCTAGTTCATGCTATTGGGAATATCACCTCAGAGATAAAACTCG ATGAGGACTCATTCTTGGACAAGTTCTTTAAATCAACTGCCCACATGGACCCGATGGAG CGTGCTTCATTCCTTGAAAATGATAGAGAAATGGAAGTTGCTCATTCAGTAGCAGCTACTGCTGGTGACACTGAG GCTCCAGAGAATGTGAACACCCATTTCATCTGCTTCACATGTGTTGATG GACAACTCTATGAACTTGACGGAAGGAGGTCTGGACCAATTTCACATGGTGCATCTTCTCCAACCAACCTATTACAG GATGCTGCTAAAGTTATACAAAAGATGATCCAAAAAAATCCAGATTCGATCAACTTCAATGTCATTGCTATTTCAAAGAGTTAA
- the LOC107816171 gene encoding ubiquitin carboxyl-terminal hydrolase 3 isoform X1 — MAESGGAKKWLPLEANPDVMNQFLWGLGVPPNEAECYDVYGLDEELLEMVPKPVLAVLFLYPLTSQSEAERIQQDSQTKVQDPTSTVYFMKQKVGNACGTIGLVHAIGNITSEIKLDEDSFLDKFFKSTAHMDPMERASFLENDREMEVAHSVAATAGDTEAPENVNTHFICFTCVDGQLYELDGRRSGPISHGASSPTNLLQDAAKVIQKMIQKNPDSINFNVIAISKS, encoded by the exons ATGGCTGAAAGTGGTGGTGCTAAGAAATGGCTTCCTCTTGAAGCAAACCCTGATGTCATGAATCAG TTCCTTTGGGGTCTTGGTGTTCCTCCTAATGAGGCAGAGTGCTATGATGTTTATGGGTTAGATGAAGAACTTTTGGAAATGGTGCCCAAGCCGGTGCTTGCTGTTTTGTTTCTCTATCCTCTCACATCACAG AGTGAAGCAGAGAGAATACAGCAAGACAGCCAAACAAAG GTGCAGGACCCTACTAGTACAGTTTACTTCATGAAACAGAAAGTGGGAAATGCATGTGGAACAATAGGCCTAGTTCATGCTATTGGGAATATCACCTCAGAGATAAAACTCG ATGAGGACTCATTCTTGGACAAGTTCTTTAAATCAACTGCCCACATGGACCCGATGGAG CGTGCTTCATTCCTTGAAAATGATAGAGAAATGGAAGTTGCTCATTCAGTAGCAGCTACTGCTGGTGACACTGAG GCTCCAGAGAATGTGAACACCCATTTCATCTGCTTCACATGTGTTGATG GACAACTCTATGAACTTGACGGAAGGAGGTCTGGACCAATTTCACATGGTGCATCTTCTCCAACCAACCTATTACAG GATGCTGCTAAAGTTATACAAAAGATGATCCAAAAAAATCCAGATTCGATCAACTTCAATGTCATTGCTATTTCAAAGAGTTAA
- the LOC107816148 gene encoding oleosin 1-like: MAQIQPRHEQHQQLSRQVAKTTTAVTVGGSLMVLSGLTLAATVIGLVVATPLLVIFSPVLVPATITIFMILGGLLAAGGFGATATFVFYWMYRYTTGKHPIGADKIDYARDRLAHAAHDIKEKAEQLGHQAQQQIKGT; this comes from the exons atggctcAGATTCAACCACGCCATGAACAGCACCAGCAGCTATCACGTCAAGTGGCAAAAACCACCACTGCTGTGACTGTGGGCGGTTCGCTGATGGTGCTTTCTGGCTTAACATTAGCAGCCACTGTCATTGGCTTAGTTGTAGCCACTCCTTTGCTTGTCATTTTCAGCCCAGTTCTTGTACCAGCTACCATTACCATTTTCATGATCCTTGGTGGGTTATTAGCTGCTGGTGGATTTGGTGCTACTGCTACGTTTGTTTTCTACTGGATGTACAG GTATACGACTGGGAAGCACCCAATCGGAGCGGATAAGATTGATTACGCGAGAGATAGGCTTGCGCATGCAGCCCATGATATAAAGGAGAAAGCTGAGCAGTTGGGACATCAGGCACAGCAACAGATTAAGGGTACTTGA